Genomic segment of Candidatus Thermoplasmatota archaeon:
CACGTGACGCGGGTCCGCGGCAAAGAGCCGCCGCGCATCCTCGATGGAGTGCGTGAACGCGTACAACGCGATGGCGCCGCCCGCCACGAGACCCCCCACGAACCCGCCGCCCGGCTCGTGGTGCCCCCGCAGCAGCAGTAAGAGCGCGAAGAGGACGAGCAGGGAGAAGAGGAAGCTCGTGGCCGTGCGCGCGATGACGGTCGTCATGACGGCGGCCTCCGCGTGCCAAGGAGCGCGAGCACGCCGACGGCGGCCACGGCAAGCACGGTGATCTCGCCAAGCGTGTCGAGCGCGCGGAAGTCGACGAGGATCACGTTCACCACGTTTCGGCCGTGCCCCTCGGGGACGCTCGTCTCTCCGAAGTAGCCGGAGATCTTCTCCGGCGCGGGGGCCGCAAGGGCGGCCAGAACGAGCGCGCCCACGACGACCCCGATCGAGAGCGCAATCGCCCCGTCCCGCCGCAGGGTCGGCCGCGACGAGCGCTGGGTGAAGCGCGGAAGCCGGCGCAGGATGAGGACGAAGAGCACGACCGTAAGCGTCTCGAAGAGGATCTGCGTCATGGCCAGATCCGGCGCGCCAAAGAACAGGAACACGACGGCCGTTCCGTATCCCACCACACCCAACGCCACGACGGCCGTAAGGCGCGAGGACGACAGGCACGTCACGGCGGCCGCCGAGAGCATGACGAAGGCGATCACGACCTCGTGCACGCGGATGTCCGAGGAGAGGCCAAAGCGCGGGACGCCTGCGGCCGAGAGCGCCAAGGCGGCCAGGAGCGCGGCCACGGCAAGCGCCACGCCGACGTAGCCGCGCAGGCGGCCGTGGTGGACGATGAGCGTGAGCCGCGAGGCGAGCACGGGAAGGGCGTCCATGCCCCGCGCGTACGCGCGGGAGGGTCCGTACCGCAAGACGCGCTCCAGTCGCGTGTGGACGCCGTGCAGGCTTACCCATCCCTTGAACAGCACGAAGCCGCCGGCAAGCGCCGCGAGGCTCAACGCAAGCGCGGGCGTGAACCCGTGCCACAGCAAGAGGTGCGCGGAGCTTACCGGACCCAAGGCGGCGGAGGCCGTGGCCGCCGTGAGGGGCTTCTCGACGAGGTGGGGCAGCGCGCCGAGGAGGAGCCCGGCCACGGCAAGGAGAAGCGGGCCGCCCCACATGGCGAGCGAAACCTCGTGCGGTTCACGAGGAGTCGGGCGCGTCGGCCCGAGGAACGGACGCACGCCCACGATGCCGGCCACGGCCACGAGGAAGGCGCTTGCAACAAGCGCGAGCGCAAGCGCCGCAAGCGGCGCGGCCTCCACGAGGGCTTCGATCAGGAGCTCCTTGCCGATGAAGCTGAAGAAGGGGGCAAGGCCGGCCAGGGAGAGCGAGGCAAGCAGCGCGGCGGCCGCCGTGAACGGCATGGCGCGGCGCAGTCCCGAAAGGTCGTCGATGTTGCGCGTTCCCGTCGCGTGGTCCACGGCGCCGGCGACGAGGAAGAGGCTTCCCTTGTACAGCGCGTGCGCGAGGAGGAACACCATGGCGGCCAGAACGGCCGCGTCCGTGCCGACGCCAAGCAAGAGCGTGAGCGTGCCAAGCGCGCTCACGGTCGAGTAGGCGAGCACGAGCTTAAGATCGGTCTCCCGCAGCGCCAGGTACGCGCCGACGAGCATGGTGACCGCGCCAACGGCCGTGACCGTGATCTCCCAGGCGGGCGTGCCGCCAAGGCCCGGGTGCAGGCGGGCCAGGAGGTACACGCCGGCCTTCACCATCGTGGCCGAATGCAGGTAGGCGCTGACGGGCGTCGGGGCCGTCATGGCGCCGGGAAGCCAGAAGTGGAACGGGAACTGCGCCGACTTTGTGAAGGCGCCCGCAAGGACGAGCGCAAGCGCCGGCAGATACCACGCGTGCGCGCGGATCGCCTCCCCGGAGGCGGCCATGACGGAGAGCTCGCCCGAGCCGACGACGACGGTGAGAAGGACAAGACCGGCGAGGAGGGCAAGCCCGCCCCCGGCCGTGACGAAGAGGGCTTGGAGAGCCATGGTGCGCGCGTGCTGGTTCTCCTGGTGGAATCCGATGAGAAGGAAGGACGTGAGGCTCGTGAGCTCCCAGAACACGAACAGTCCCACGGCGTTGTCCGAGAGAACGAGTCCGAGCATCGAACCCATGAAGAGCAGGAGCAGGCCCAGCAAGCGGCCGGTTCGCGGGTCGCCGTCCATGTACGCGCCTGCGTAGAGGAGGACGAGGACGCCCACGCCCGTGATGAGAAGCGCGAACAGGAGCGACAAGCCGTCCAGCCGGAACGAGAAGGCGACGTCCAACTGCGGGAGGAAGGGGATCGTCTGGACAACGCTTGCGCCTGCGACAAGCGGCTCCAGAACGAGGAGGTAGTCGACGAACAGGAAGGCGGGAAGCAGCGCTGCAACCCAGGCGGCGGCGCGGCCCAGCAGACGCGGCAGGAACACGGCGAGCGCCCCGGCCGCAAAGCACGCGAGGACGCCGATGGAAAGTTCCAGCCCCATGGCGGGAAGCGAACTCCGGGAGGCGGGTATAGCGTTTGCCATTGGCGTCCGCGGGCCCAATGCCTAAAATAGCCGGGACGGCTTCGTTTCGGCGTGCGGTCGCCCCTACCAGAAGGCGCGGGGGACTTCGCGACGTCGGCGCCGGCCATCGTCCGAGTGTTCCGAGGCGAGGTCGTCGAGAGCGCGCACCGGGTCCACGTGGCCGCCGTCGACTCGGAAGGCCGCCTGCAAGCCTTCGCGGGCGATCCGCGGCGCGTGACGTTCACGCGGTCGTGCGCGAAGCCCTTCCAGGCGCTCCCGCTTCTCTCGACGGGCGCTCTTGAGCGCTCCGGCTCCTCCGACCGCGAGCTTGCGATCGCGTGCGGAAGCCACGGCGGCGAGCCCGCGCACGTGGAGACCGTGCGCGCGTGGCTTGCACGGCTGGATTTGGACGAAGCCGCGCTTGGGTGCGGGCGCCACGCGCCGCTCACCCGATCCGCCGCGCGCGTCGTCGGAGCCGACTACGGTTCGCTCCACCACAACTGCTCCGGCAAGCACGCGGGCATGCTCGCCGTGGCGCGAACGCTCGGCGAACCGCCCGAATCGTACCTCGATCCTTCGTCGGCCACGCAAGCTTGCGTCGTGGAGGCGGTCGCGCGCGAGGCGGGCGTGCCCAAGGACGCGATCCGGACGGCCACCGACGGATGCAGCGCGCCCAACTTTGCGCTCCCGCTTGCCACGATCGGGCGCCTGTTCGCGAGGCTGGGCGCCGCGCGGCAGGGCGACCTCGCGCGCGTGCGCGGCGCCATGCTTGCCCATCCCGAGATGATCGCGGGGACGGACGCCTTCGACACCGACCTTGCCCGCGCCTTTGGGGGCGCCGTCGTCTCCAAGGTGGGCGCGGAAGGCGTGCTCGGAATCGCTACCCCGCGCGTGGGGATTGCGCTGAAGGTGGACGACGGCGCCACGCGCGCGCGCCCTCCCGTGGCCTTGGCCGTGCTCGAAGCGCTGGGCTTCGCGCCCGCCGATCCCAAGCCGCTGGAGCGTCATGCCGACTCGGCGCTGCGCAACTACGCGGGGAACGTCGTGGGGCGCCTCGACGTCGAGCTTGCGATGCGGCGCGTCTGACGCTCACCAGCCGCCAGGCTCCGTGCCGGCGCGCATGCGCTCGACGAGCGCCAGAAGGCGCGCATGCATCCCCTCGGTCGTGTCGCGCATCGCGCCCCCGTGCGCGGGAAGCACCCATTCGAAACGGTGCTCCCTCGCCAGCCGCGCGAGCGACTCGATCTGCCGTTCCCACGACCACCATGCGACCGACTTCCAGGCGCCAAGGTCGCGCCGGATCCGGCTTCCGAACAGGGAGTCGCCCGTGAAGAGCGACGCGTCGTCCACGAGGTACATCGAGTGTCCTTTCGTGTGGCCGGGCGTGGGGATCGCGAGGACCCCGCGTTGGACCTCCGCTTCGTCCCGGAACGTGCGGAGGGGCACGCCCCCGGGCGCGGCGTCGGCGTCGTCCTCGTGGATCCAGACTTCCGCCGCAAAGCGCCTCGCGTACCGGCCGGCGTCGGCCACGTCGTCGCGATGCGTGAGAAGGATCTTCGAGAGCCCGCCGCGCGCGGCAAGCGCGCGCTCGACCGGAGCGGCCCAGCGGGGCGAATCGACCATGAGGTTGCCCTGCGGGCGCTCGACGAGGTAGCTCATGGCTCCAAAGCTGTCCGGGCTTGCGTAGCCCAGCCGGGAAACCCCGGACCCGCCGTCGATCGGCCACGGGTACGCACGCTCCACGACATCGCGCGTGAGCGGCCCGCCCACGCTTCCCGTCGGGCACGCAAGCGCCCCGCGCGCGGCCAGCAGCGCCTCCTCCGGGTCCGCCGGTTGGCGGGCAACGTAGGAGAGACCGTCGCGCAGCGACTCCGCGAACAGACGCGGCGCGAGGTTGCGGACAAGGTCGCAGTCGATGCAGGTGGAGTCCACGAACCACGGTCCCGGCGCGTTTTCCGGATGGCGACGACGCGGATCGGCCATCGCCTTGCCCATGGCGACGCAAGCATAAAAGTGGCGCGAGCGCCCTGCCGCCTTGTTGCTCCGTCTCCTGCGTGGCCTCGTGTACGAGATCCGCCCCCTGCCCATGGGGGCCGCTCTCCTGGCCGCGCTGCTTGGTGTGCGGGTGGCGCACGGCGAACTCGCGCTCGCGTTCCCGTTCCTTGCCCTCGTGTTCCTCGGGCTGTACGCCGGACACCTTCTCGACAGCTACGTCGACTACGAGTTGCGCCACGAACCCAAGCTCGTGTACCTCGGAATCTTCGAGGATTCAGGCGGGCTCCTCGCCGGCCGCGAGCTCCTTGCCGCCACGGCGGTTTCGCTTGTCGCCTTCGCAACGCTTCTGGCAAGCGTCGCGCACGCGGGCCTCGCCTTCGTCCTCGTGGCCCTCTCCGGCGCCGCCATCGCCGTGGCGTACGCTCCGCTCCTCGACCGGAACCCGGTGACGGTGAGCCTCGCGTACCCGGTTGGCGTCGTGGCCGCCTTCCTCGGGGGTGCCCTGTGGGCCACGCCCTCGCCCGATCCGCGGCTCGCCCTCTTCGCCCTCGTGCTCGCGACGTACCTCGTGGGGGGGAAGATCGTCTCCGACGAGATCGACCTTGCAAGCGACGCGGCCATGGGCAAGCGCACGGCGCAGGTCGCCCTGGGCCGCGCGCGCGCCCGGCGTCTGGGCCACGCGCTCTGCGTCGCGGGGTTGGCGGTGGCGACGGCGCTTGCGTTGACCGGCGTGGCGTCGCTTGTCTCGCTCGTTGGCGTGGCGGGGGCGGCGGCGCTCCTTGCCCAAAGCGCCCGCATGCCCGTCGAGCGCGGCATCGTCGTGCTCGTGGCCGGAGGCTACGTCTACCTCGTCACCTTGTTCGTGGCGTAGGCGACGGCGCCTCGGGCGCGCGCGGTCGCGGCCTTGCCGTAGTTCGTGATGGCAATGCCGCCCAGCACGAGCGCGCCGCCGGCTGCAAGAAGCGGCGTGACCGGTGCGCCAAGGAGCGCTGCGGCCCACAGGATGGCCACGACGGGCATGAGGTAGACGAACACGGCCACCTGCGAGGCGTCCGCTCGTGAGAGCGCGTGGAACCACAGGATCGTGGTGAGGGCGCTCGAGAAGACGCCAAGGAAGAGGATCCACGCCCATCCCGACGGCGAGACCGAAAGCGTAGCCGCGGCGAGGTTTGGCGCGTAGGCGGGAAGCCCGGCGACGAGGATCGCGGTGCCGGCGACCGTGGACCACGTGGCGATCTCGACGCCCGAGTATCGGGCGGTCAGAGGCTTGCCCGCGACGGTGAACACGGCCCAGCTCGCGGGCGCAACGAGGATGAGGGCCGCGTGCTCGACGGCGACGAGCGTGAGCTCCTGGCCGGGCGTGCCAAAGCCCACGATGACCGTGACGCCGGCCATGGCCGTGAGGACGCCTAGCACCTTGAGGCGCGTGAGCGCCTCCCCGAGGAGCGCGCTTGCCAGAAGCAGCGTCCACACGGGCATGCTTGCGACGAGCAAGGCGGCGGTGCCCGGCGGCACGACGACCTGGCCGGAATAGAGAGCGAGCGGGTAGGCGACGGTCGAGGCCACGCCGAGGAGGAAGAACCTTGGCGCGTCGGTTCGCGCGGGCCATCGGAGCGCTCCGACGGCAGCAAGGACGGGCAGGAGCGAGGCGGTCGCGATCACGTGGCGCAGGAAAGTGAGCTCGCCCGGCGAGACCTGCAGGAGCGCCTGGTCGATGGCCGTGTATGCGAGGCCCCAGATGACGACGGTGAGCAGGAGCAGCGCGCCCACGGGAACGGCCATCGGCGCCGACGACCCGTCGGGCAACCTTAAGGATTGCGGCGGCGTTGGCGACGACGATGCGCTTCAAGGCCGCCGTCGTGCAGATGGACTGCGTTTCGGGCGATCGTGCGGCAAACGCGGCCAAGGCCATGACCCTCGTCCGGCAGGCCGCCTCGCAAGGCGCGCGACTCATCGTGCTGCCCGAGATGTTCAACACGGGCTACCTGCCGCATCGCGCGAAGGAACTTGCCGAGACCATGCGAAGCGCCACGCTTGGCGATCTTGCCGCGCTTGCGGCCAAGCGCGACGTGTGGATCGCAGGCGCCATGCTGGAGCGCGGCGAGGACGGACGCTTCTACGATACGGCGTTCCTCGTCTCGGGCGTCGGCGTGGCGGCGACGTACCGGAAGGTGCACCTGTGGGACGCCGAGAAGGCGCATCTTGCGCCAGGCTCGCGGATCGCCCAGTGGAACTGCCGCCTGGGCACCATGGGGCCGCTTGTCTGCCACGATCTCGAGTACCCCGAGCAGGCGGCCGCCTACCCGCCGCTTGGCGCCCGGTACCTCGTCGCGCCGTCCGCGTTCTTCACCGCCGAGCTTTGGGAGCGCGTGACCGTCGACCGCGCACGCGAAACCGGGTGCTATCTGCTGGCTGCCAACCGCGTGGGCGGTGGGGAAGCCGAGGGCGGCCGGCGGTTCTGCGGGCGCTCGCGCGTCGTGGATCCGCACGGCAAGGTGCTCGTCGACGCCGGCGACCAGGAAGGCGTGTTCCTCGCGGAGATGGATCCCGAGGTCGTGCAGAACCTGCGCAAGGCTCGGGCCGGAGTTCCCGGGTGAATCTCACCGCCGCTTGAGAACGTTCAACGCGCTTCCGGCCTTGAACCACTCGATCTGGTCCGCGTTCAACGTGTGGCGCGCCTCGAACGTGCGCTCGGCCCCGTCCGCGTGGTGGAGCGTCACCTGGACGGGCCGGCCGGGCGCAAGCGACGAGAGCCCGCGGATCGAAACGTGGTCCCGCTCGTCGACGGCAAGGTAGTCGTCGCGGCTGGCAAACGTGAGCGGCAGGACGCCCTGCTTCTTGAGGTTCGTCTCGTGGATGCGGGCGAAGCTTCGCGCGATCACGGCCGCGCAGCCGAGGAAGCGTGGGCTCATGGCCGCGTGCTCGCGCGAGGAGCCCTCGCCGTAGTTCTCGTCGCCCACGACGACCCAGCGGAGCGCCTGCTTGCGATAGTCGCGCGCCACGGCGGGCACCGAGTCGCGCCCGCCCGTGATCAGGCTGAGGGCCTTGCCGGTCTCGCCCGTGAAGGCGTTCACCGCGCCAAGGAACATGTTGTCGCTGATCTTGTCGAGGTGACCGCGGAATCGAAGCCAGGGCCCGGCCGGGCTGATGTGGTCGGTCGTGCACTTGCCGCGCACCTTGAGGAGCAGCGGGAGCCGCTCCAAGTCCCGGCCGTCCCACGGCGCAAACGGCTCAAGCGGCGAGAGGCGCTCGCTTCCCGGGCGGAAGACGACCTGCACCGCGCGCCGATCGGAGGGCGGCGGCGCGTAGCCGAGGTTGTCGCGCTCGAAGCCGGAGGCAGGCACCTCGGGCGCCGGCGGCGGCGGCTCGAGGCGCCAGCGCTTGCCGTCGGGCGCCACAAGCTCGTCGCGCGAGGGGTCGAAGTCCAGCCGCCCCGCGAGGCCGTAGGCGACGACCATCTCCGGCGAACCGACGAAGGCAAGCGTGTTCGCGTTGCCGTCGTTGCGCTTGGGGAAGTTGCGGTTGTAGGAGGTGACGATGACATTCGTCTCGCCGGGCTTGAGTTCGGGGCGGCTCCACTGCCCGATGCAGGGTCCGCAGGCGTTGGCGAGCACGGTTGCGCCGATGGCCGAGAGCGCCGCCATCTGCCCGTCGCGCTGGATCGTGAGGTTGATCTGCTCGCTGCCGGGCGTCACGAGGATGGGCGTGGGCGCCCTGTGACCGTGCGCGTGGGCCTGGCGCGCCACCGTGGCCGCGCGCTCCATGTCCTCGTAGCTCGAGTTCGTGCAGCTTCCCACGAGCGCGACGGCGACTTTTTGCGGGTAGCCTTCCTTGGCCACGGCCTCCTTCATCGCCGAGACGGGCCGGGCAAGGTCGGGCGTGTGCGGGCCCACGAGGTGGGGCTCCAAGGTCGAGAGGTCGATCTCGACGACGCGGTCGAAGAACCGCTCCGGGTTCGCCTCGACCTCGGAGTCGGCCACGAGGAGATGCTTGTGCCGGTCGGCAAGCTCGGCGAGCGCGCCGCGGCCCGTGGCGCGAAGGTACACCGCCATGCGCTCGTCGTACGGGAAGACGGACGTCGTGGCGCCCACCTCGGCGCCCATGTTCGTGATGGTGGCCTTGCCCGTGCAGGAGAGGGCGCGCGCGCCCGGGCCGAAGTACTCGACGACGGCGTTCGTGCCGCCTTCCACCGTCAGGATGCCCGCGAGCTTGAGGATCACGTCCTTGGGGGCCGTCCAGCCGGAGAGCTTGCCCGTGAGCTTCACGCCGATCGTCTTCGGATGGAGAACCTCCCACGGGAAGCCCGCCATCACGTCCACGGCATCGGCGCCGCCCACGCCGGCGGCGAACATCCCAAGCCCGCCCGCGTTTGGGGTGTGGGAGTCCGTGCCGATCATCATGCCGCCGGGGAAGGCGTACTGCTCGAGCACGACCTGGTGGATGATGCCGGCGCCGGGCCGCCAGAACCCCATGCCATATCGGTGTGCGGCGCTCTGCAGGAACTGGAACACCTCCTGGTTCTGGTCGAGCGCGCGGGCAAGGTCTGGCTTCGCGCCTGCAAGTGCGAGGATGAGGTGGTCGCAGTGCACCGTGGTGGGAACGCGGACCGCGTCGAGTCCGGCGCTCATGAACTGGAGGATGGCCATCTGCGCCGTCGCGTCCTGCATGGCCACGCGGTCCGGCCGCAATTGCAGGTACGCCTTGCCCCGGTCAAGCGAGGCGACCGCCGGGTCGGCCATGTGCCCGAAAAGCAGCTTGTCCGCCAGCGTGAGAGGGCAGTTGAGGCCCTGGCGCGCCACGGCCAGGCGCTCCTCCAGCCTCCGGTACGCCGCCGCGACGAACTCGGGCGTGGACTCGATGGGCGGAGGGGAAAGGGAGGGGCTCCCGGGAGGTTTGGACATCGACTCCCGAGAGCCGTGGGGGGCGTAAAAACGTTGGGTCGCGCCCTCACCTACCGGGGAACGAGCCGCAGCGCCGTGTCGATCGCGTGCTGGCGGAAGGTCACCGCCACGCCCCCTTCGACTCGGCCCAGCCACTGGCCCGACCCAAGGCCCACGGGCGCGCCTTCGTCCTTGCCGTACGCGTCGACGTAGAACGGCAGGCGGCCGCTTGCATCGAGAAGCACCTCGCCGTTGATCATGCGGGAATGCTGCCACGTCCGCGGCACGGTCACCCTGCAGGCCCCCGTCGGGCCGATGTAGCTGCAACTCCGAGTTTGCCAGCCGTTTTGGCCTTGGAGGTGTCCCGTGCACGTTCGGGATCCAAGGCCGCCTGAGCATTCGAACGTCGCCGTGGAGCTCCCGGAGCATTCAAGCTGCGTGGTCGTCGAGGACCGGACACGGTGGCTGTACGCTCGGAAGACCATGACGTTGATCTCCCATCCGCTCTGCTGCGTCTCCGAGGAGACGTTTGCGGTGCAGGAGCCGGACACGGTTCCGCTCACGAGGCGAACCTGCGGACCCGACGCTTCGACCGGGACCGCGGCGGCTGGCAGAGCCAGGAGGGCGACAAGGCAAGCAAACCCAAGCCTTCGGGCGCAACGCGATGGTGCCATGCGGACGCCTCCTAGAAAGCCTCGAGGGCGCCGCGACCGACCAGGCAGCCGGTCGCCTGCGTTCCTACAGCCCGCGCCAAGGGCCTACGAGGCAAGGGCCCACGAGGGCAGGTCGCGACGCCTGCCCTCGACGTGACCGTCAAGCCGCGGCGGTCACTTGAGCCCGGGAAGCCGGTAGCCGATCGACGGACCCTTCTCGTGCCCCGGCGAGAACGCTTCCCCGCCAACGTAGTAGCCAAACGCGCCGACGTAGCAGCCGGGATCGCGCGGCGGCGGCGGCTCCTCCGACCGAACCAGGAACGAGTCCAGCAGCCAGCGCACGGTGTGGTCGACGTGCGGGTCGCCCGTTTCGGGCTGCGCAAACCAGCAGGCGAAGCCGGCGGGGAGATCGACGAACCATTCCGAGCAGACGTAGTACACGCCCGGCACGGTTCTGCATCCTTGGTTGTGGTCCCCCCTCGCGGGGGAAGCCATCACCGTGGCGGCGGTCAACACGACAAGGGCGATCAGGGCCAGGCATCGGGCGGTCATGCGATCCTCGGCCGCAGAGGCTCCCGGCAGGGCGCTAAGCTTTGTCCCCGCTTGGTTCAGACGACGGCGCCGGAACGAAAACGCGGCGAACCCCGTCGGACCGCTCCTCGATCTCCTGGGCCGCAAGCAAACGCGTCAGGTGGTGACGCACGAGGGCGCTGGAGAGCTGCAGGTTCCGGGCGATCTGCGCGCGCGTTTCTCCCGGGCGCGAGGCGATCTCGGCGTGGATCCGCGCTCCCGTCGGCGAGACGGCGCGGTGGAGCGGCGCGTCCGGCTGTCCGGCGAGGGCCCACACACGGCGGGACCCCACGACGGGCGCGCGGACGATCCCCGCGGCGAGGAGACGTTGCAGGTGGTATTCGGCGGTGGTGCGATCGACGCCCAGATCGCGCGCAAGCGCGCTGGCCGTCGCCGCGCCCCGATCGCGCAGCCGTTCGCACAGGCGCGCGCGCAGCGCGTGATCCAGAACGCGTTCCCGGCCGATCCGGCTGAAGAGAGACGCCGCAAGCGCCAGCAGTCCGGCGACCGTGGTGAAGGCAAGCAGCAGCGGAGGATCCAGGCGCGGAGGGGCGCGCGGGGCTTCGGCCAGTCGCGCGGAAGGCTCGCTTTGCGACGACGGGCCGATCTGCGACGCGTCCGCCGCGCCGGCGACCTTCGCTTCGGGGTCGTCCGCTCCGATGGCCCGCGGTTGGACCGGCGACGGCTCGTGCGCCGGCATCCAGGCGAAGACGGCGGCTGCGGGGTCCGTTCCGGTCGATCCGACGACGGACTCAGACGGTTGCATCGACGGCATCGATACTTCGCCGCGCAGCGTGCGCGGCTCGAACAGCGCGTTGCGGGCAGCGTCGTAGGCGCCCACGACGACGGGGCCCGTCGAGAAGGATGCAGACGGAATGGCCGCGCGGGGCAGCCGGACGTTCTGGGGCGCAAGTTCCAACCGCTCGCGCACGCCGGCGCCCAGAGAGCCTTCGGACACGGATTCGAGCGGCTTGGCCAGCCGCTTGGCCGCGCACCGGCCGGCGGCGGCCAAGCTGGCGCCAAGACCGGATCCTTGCTTTTGGCCGCACGCGCGACGATTCGCGTATTCGATGCCCTCGGTATCTTCGGCCGCATTGCAGAACGGCGAGTCCGGCACCTCGACGAAGGCGTCCAAAACCGTCTCGGGAGCCGAGCACGACGTCAGGGCTTTTGCGGCATCGCCGGACGCCGCCGTCGCGAGCTCCCACGTCTTTCGCACGTATGGGCGAAGGTCGATCTCAAGCTCCAGCAGCACGTCCAAGCCGGGCGTTTTCACGTCGCCGTCTGGAACCGGTGGCGTCGGCGGCGCGGCAACCCCCTGGCGTGCGTCGTGCCCCGCCGCCGTCGCGGCGCACGACGCGCCATCGGCCAACGTGCACTCGACGGTCGCAAGCGGTTGAGCCGCAGCCGGGGAGCCGTACAACAGCAGCAGCGCGAGCGCAATCGCGAGCGGGCGACGTGCACCACGCTGCGCGGCTCTCCCCATGGCCGCCTTCGTTGGATTACCGTATGATAAAGGTTGTCCCCGATCGGTTTCCGTCGGTCGGGGACCATTGCTCCTAGGACGCCGTTGCCCCAAGGATCTGGCCGGCCAGGGGGATCGTCAACGTCAGATTGCGTTGGTCGACGATCGCCGGGCGGTCGCGATGGTCCACCACGAAGGCTCGCACCGCAAGGGAGATCGTCACGTTGGAGCCCTTGGACGCGCCGGTGACGAATCCGGGATTCGCCGGGTTGAAGGGCAGAATTCCAACGCATTTGTCGTCGATGCACACGGGGCCAGGAACCACTTCCGAGGGCGCGTAGCGATAGGCCGTGCTCACGTTGACCTCAAGGTATTGGCTTGGCACGTGATCGATCCGTTCGTGGATCCGCGCGGTAACGGCCCCCGCGGTAAAGACGCGGATCGAAGGGAGCTGGGTGTCGCCGGCGCGCCCGGTGACGACGTAGAAGCTCGGATTGTCCGGGGCCGGCTTGCCCTCGAGTTCAAGCGCGGCGGTCGGCACCCTCGGCGTGGGAACCGCCAGCGAGACGTTTGCAAGCGTTCGTTCCACCCGCGCCGGGCTTGGGATCTCGCCTCGTACGATGGCGCTGGACGGCCCCTCGGCGACGCCCTCCACGGCGCTCACGCGATAGTAGAAGACGGCTCCCTCGGCATGGCCGCCGTCCACGAATTCGAGACCCGTGGTCGAGCCGATGTGCGAGAACCCGCTCGCGGCTCGATCCGAGCGGTAGATCTTGTAACCGGTCACGCCCGCCAGCTTTTCGGGGGGCAGCCAGCGGACGGTGATCTGGTCGTCGTTGGACCCCCAGGCCGCCGACGGCGACCTTGGCCCTCCCGAAGGAATCGGCACGGTCACGCGGATTTCGTCCAGG
This window contains:
- a CDS encoding MnhB domain-containing protein is translated as MTTVIARTATSFLFSLLVLFALLLLLRGHHEPGGGFVGGLVAGGAIALYAFTHSIEDARRLFAADPRHV
- a CDS encoding putative monovalent cation/H+ antiporter subunit A yields the protein MGLELSIGVLACFAAGALAVFLPRLLGRAAAWVAALLPAFLFVDYLLVLEPLVAGASVVQTIPFLPQLDVAFSFRLDGLSLLFALLITGVGVLVLLYAGAYMDGDPRTGRLLGLLLLFMGSMLGLVLSDNAVGLFVFWELTSLTSFLLIGFHQENQHARTMALQALFVTAGGGLALLAGLVLLTVVVGSGELSVMAASGEAIRAHAWYLPALALVLAGAFTKSAQFPFHFWLPGAMTAPTPVSAYLHSATMVKAGVYLLARLHPGLGGTPAWEITVTAVGAVTMLVGAYLALRETDLKLVLAYSTVSALGTLTLLLGVGTDAAVLAAMVFLLAHALYKGSLFLVAGAVDHATGTRNIDDLSGLRRAMPFTAAAALLASLSLAGLAPFFSFIGKELLIEALVEAAPLAALALALVASAFLVAVAGIVGVRPFLGPTRPTPREPHEVSLAMWGGPLLLAVAGLLLGALPHLVEKPLTAATASAALGPVSSAHLLLWHGFTPALALSLAALAGGFVLFKGWVSLHGVHTRLERVLRYGPSRAYARGMDALPVLASRLTLIVHHGRLRGYVGVALAVAALLAALALSAAGVPRFGLSSDIRVHEVVIAFVMLSAAAVTCLSSSRLTAVVALGVVGYGTAVVFLFFGAPDLAMTQILFETLTVVLFVLILRRLPRFTQRSSRPTLRRDGAIALSIGVVVGALVLAALAAPAPEKISGYFGETSVPEGHGRNVVNVILVDFRALDTLGEITVLAVAAVGVLALLGTRRPPS
- a CDS encoding asparaginase; the encoded protein is MRSPLPEGAGDFATSAPAIVRVFRGEVVESAHRVHVAAVDSEGRLQAFAGDPRRVTFTRSCAKPFQALPLLSTGALERSGSSDRELAIACGSHGGEPAHVETVRAWLARLDLDEAALGCGRHAPLTRSAARVVGADYGSLHHNCSGKHAGMLAVARTLGEPPESYLDPSSATQACVVEAVAREAGVPKDAIRTATDGCSAPNFALPLATIGRLFARLGAARQGDLARVRGAMLAHPEMIAGTDAFDTDLARAFGGAVVSKVGAEGVLGIATPRVGIALKVDDGATRARPPVALAVLEALGFAPADPKPLERHADSALRNYAGNVVGRLDVELAMRRV
- a CDS encoding MBL fold metallo-hydrolase — its product is MADPRRRHPENAPGPWFVDSTCIDCDLVRNLAPRLFAESLRDGLSYVARQPADPEEALLAARGALACPTGSVGGPLTRDVVERAYPWPIDGGSGVSRLGYASPDSFGAMSYLVERPQGNLMVDSPRWAAPVERALAARGGLSKILLTHRDDVADAGRYARRFAAEVWIHEDDADAAPGGVPLRTFRDEAEVQRGVLAIPTPGHTKGHSMYLVDDASLFTGDSLFGSRIRRDLGAWKSVAWWSWERQIESLARLAREHRFEWVLPAHGGAMRDTTEGMHARLLALVERMRAGTEPGGW
- a CDS encoding UbiA family prenyltransferase translates to MLRLLRGLVYEIRPLPMGAALLAALLGVRVAHGELALAFPFLALVFLGLYAGHLLDSYVDYELRHEPKLVYLGIFEDSGGLLAGRELLAATAVSLVAFATLLASVAHAGLAFVLVALSGAAIAVAYAPLLDRNPVTVSLAYPVGVVAAFLGGALWATPSPDPRLALFALVLATYLVGGKIVSDEIDLASDAAMGKRTAQVALGRARARRLGHALCVAGLAVATALALTGVASLVSLVGVAGAAALLAQSARMPVERGIVVLVAGGYVYLVTLFVA
- a CDS encoding DMT family transporter, which produces MAVPVGALLLLTVVIWGLAYTAIDQALLQVSPGELTFLRHVIATASLLPVLAAVGALRWPARTDAPRFFLLGVASTVAYPLALYSGQVVVPPGTAALLVASMPVWTLLLASALLGEALTRLKVLGVLTAMAGVTVIVGFGTPGQELTLVAVEHAALILVAPASWAVFTVAGKPLTARYSGVEIATWSTVAGTAILVAGLPAYAPNLAAATLSVSPSGWAWILFLGVFSSALTTILWFHALSRADASQVAVFVYLMPVVAILWAAALLGAPVTPLLAAGGALVLGGIAITNYGKAATARARGAVAYATNKVTR
- a CDS encoding carbon-nitrogen hydrolase family protein, which gives rise to MRFKAAVVQMDCVSGDRAANAAKAMTLVRQAASQGARLIVLPEMFNTGYLPHRAKELAETMRSATLGDLAALAAKRDVWIAGAMLERGEDGRFYDTAFLVSGVGVAATYRKVHLWDAEKAHLAPGSRIAQWNCRLGTMGPLVCHDLEYPEQAAAYPPLGARYLVAPSAFFTAELWERVTVDRARETGCYLLAANRVGGGEAEGGRRFCGRSRVVDPHGKVLVDAGDQEGVFLAEMDPEVVQNLRKARAGVPG